The following coding sequences are from one Pseudomonas oryzae window:
- a CDS encoding efflux RND transporter periplasmic adaptor subunit, which translates to MKANFLISTMCLALLSLSSPAWAGEGHDHGEEAPATNSNGPQRLPDGSVFLPKPAQRQIGVRTLPLETAELPRSLELAGKVVMDPNAGGMVQAVLAGRLVAGPRGFPSVGQAVKKGEVLAYVVATGDVLERANQAAQLAQLRAAKGLADQRLARLRELADTVPRKDIEAAASEAASLGAQIAALNSGVNARDALVAPVSGVIASTNAVAGQVVDARELVFEVVDPSRLRIEALAYDLNQTADVAGATLAVGSERVPLTFIGAARSLREQALPMLFQGEGSALSRLAVGQPVKVFVQTASRTQGIRVPAASLMKNAANQNVVWVKTAPEHFVPRPVTFAALDGVSVVVTSGLAAGDRVVTQAASLINQIR; encoded by the coding sequence ATGAAAGCTAATTTTCTGATTTCCACGATGTGCCTGGCCCTGCTGTCCCTGAGCTCGCCCGCCTGGGCTGGCGAAGGGCATGACCATGGTGAAGAAGCGCCTGCAACCAACAGCAACGGCCCCCAGCGACTGCCCGACGGCAGCGTATTCCTGCCCAAGCCGGCGCAACGCCAGATCGGGGTGCGCACCTTGCCGCTCGAGACGGCCGAGTTGCCGCGCTCGCTGGAGTTGGCCGGCAAGGTGGTGATGGACCCCAATGCCGGCGGCATGGTGCAGGCCGTGCTGGCTGGGCGCCTCGTGGCCGGGCCGCGCGGCTTTCCCAGCGTCGGGCAGGCGGTGAAAAAAGGTGAGGTGCTGGCCTATGTCGTAGCGACCGGCGATGTCCTCGAACGGGCCAATCAGGCCGCGCAGCTGGCCCAACTGCGGGCGGCTAAGGGCCTTGCCGACCAGCGCCTGGCGCGCTTGCGCGAGCTGGCCGATACGGTGCCGCGCAAGGATATCGAGGCAGCGGCCAGCGAGGCCGCGAGTCTGGGGGCGCAAATCGCTGCGCTGAATTCGGGCGTCAATGCGCGGGACGCACTGGTTGCGCCGGTTTCCGGGGTGATTGCCTCGACCAATGCCGTTGCCGGCCAAGTGGTCGATGCCCGAGAACTGGTGTTCGAAGTGGTCGATCCCTCCCGTCTGCGTATCGAAGCGCTGGCCTACGACCTGAACCAGACCGCCGATGTGGCGGGAGCCACTCTGGCGGTGGGTAGTGAACGTGTGCCGCTGACCTTCATCGGCGCGGCCCGTAGCCTGCGCGAACAGGCCCTGCCGATGCTGTTCCAGGGTGAGGGCAGCGCCTTGTCCCGCCTTGCCGTGGGGCAGCCGGTGAAAGTCTTCGTGCAGACCGCCAGTCGTACCCAGGGCATCCGGGTTCCGGCAGCGTCGCTGATGAAGAATGCCGCCAACCAGAATGTCGTCTGGGTCAAGACCGCTCCGGAGCACTTCGTGCCGCGCCCGGTCACCTTTGCCGCGCTGGACGGGGTATCCGTGGTGGTGACCAGTGGGCTTGCCGCTGGGGATCGTGTCGTGACTCAGGCCGCCAGCCTGATCAACCAAATTCGCTGA
- a CDS encoding efflux RND transporter permease subunit, protein MFKWLLDNSLGNRLLVIIASLVLMAYGAFTLSRMPVDVFPDLNKPTVTIMTEAGGMAAEEVEQLITFPLETTMNGLPGVESVRSVSSSGLSFIYVTFDWSTEIFRARQMVSERLSAMEEGLPPGVIPRMGPISSIMGEIMQIAIPIDADKTTPMQVREFADWVLRPRLMAIPGVAQVIPIGGEVRQFQVQPDTARMAELGISHTQLEEALKGYSSNTSGGFLELNGREYLIRNLGRTSSLEDLSNLAITARNGQPILLRQIAEVTFAAALKRGDAGFEGKAAVILGIQKQPTADTIQLTRSIEAALGAMRKSLPTGMEAPQVTFRQASFIEASISTLQGKLIGASVFVAAILFFFLGTLRPTIIALTAIPVSIFITGLVFKYFGLSINTMTLGGLAIAIGGLVDDAVVGVENVLRRLKVERTKHPEHRLHPLELVGHATMEVRSAILYATIIIVLVFLPLFALPGMEGRLFVPLGIAFIVSTLASLVVSVTVTPVLSFYLLPRMKSLEHGDTKLLAWLKSRYRSSLQAVLQRPKAAVVVAGIAVLVAAASVPFFPKTFLPPFNEGTLLIGLRLNPGVTLAESSELAQQAEQLVMQVPEVTHVGRRSGRAELDEHAEGVHVSELDVGLKPAAELTRSMDEITGDIRSRLVNLPAAIGIGQPISHRIDHMLSGVRSQIAIKIFGEDLDTLRGQADALRSRLADIPGIADLEIEKQVLAPQIKVRIDYAAAAQYGVPAPQILSTLESLVEGEKVTQIVEGGRRFALVVRLPETARSAEGLGNILFETPTGRVPLSRIASIEDGDGPNQISRDDGKRRIVLSANAQGRPLSEIVEDIRKVVDETKLPEGYFITLGGQFQAQEEASRLVGLLSIVSLILMFVVLYSRYKSAILSALIMVNIPLALVGAVLGLWLSGQPLSIAALIGFITLAGISVRNGILKVSHYINLMRIEGENFDHAMILRGSLERLSPVLMTALVTAFALAPLLFEAERPGTEVLHPVAVVIFSGLISSTLLDTYLTPVMFWLFGRKDTERLMAEREVGAF, encoded by the coding sequence ATGTTCAAGTGGCTCCTCGACAACAGCCTCGGCAACCGCCTGCTGGTGATCATCGCCAGCCTGGTGCTGATGGCTTACGGCGCATTCACGCTGTCACGCATGCCCGTGGACGTCTTTCCCGATCTGAACAAGCCCACGGTCACCATCATGACCGAGGCTGGCGGCATGGCCGCCGAAGAGGTCGAGCAACTGATCACCTTCCCGCTGGAGACCACGATGAACGGTCTACCCGGCGTGGAGAGCGTGCGCTCGGTCTCCAGCAGCGGGCTGTCGTTCATTTACGTCACCTTCGACTGGAGCACGGAGATTTTTCGGGCCCGACAGATGGTGTCGGAGCGGCTCTCCGCGATGGAGGAGGGCTTGCCACCGGGCGTGATCCCGCGCATGGGACCGATCAGCTCCATCATGGGCGAGATCATGCAGATCGCGATTCCCATCGATGCGGACAAGACCACCCCGATGCAGGTGCGCGAGTTCGCCGACTGGGTGCTGCGTCCGCGCCTGATGGCGATCCCCGGTGTGGCCCAGGTGATCCCGATTGGCGGTGAGGTCCGCCAGTTCCAGGTCCAGCCCGACACGGCGCGCATGGCCGAGCTGGGTATCAGTCATACGCAACTGGAGGAGGCGCTCAAGGGCTATTCGTCGAATACCTCCGGGGGCTTCCTCGAGCTCAATGGGCGCGAGTACCTGATTCGCAACCTGGGGCGGACGTCGAGTCTGGAGGATCTGTCGAACCTGGCCATCACGGCTCGTAACGGCCAGCCGATCCTGCTGCGGCAGATCGCCGAAGTGACCTTTGCCGCAGCCCTGAAGCGCGGCGATGCCGGCTTCGAAGGCAAGGCCGCGGTGATCCTCGGCATCCAGAAACAACCGACGGCCGATACCATCCAGCTGACCCGCTCCATCGAGGCGGCGCTGGGGGCAATGCGCAAGTCGCTGCCGACTGGCATGGAGGCCCCCCAGGTCACCTTCCGTCAGGCCAGTTTCATTGAGGCCTCGATCAGCACCCTGCAGGGCAAGCTGATCGGTGCCTCGGTGTTCGTCGCGGCGATCCTGTTCTTCTTCCTCGGCACGCTGCGGCCCACCATCATCGCGCTGACGGCCATTCCGGTGTCGATCTTCATCACCGGTCTGGTGTTCAAGTACTTCGGCCTGTCGATCAACACCATGACCCTCGGTGGCCTGGCCATCGCCATCGGTGGCTTGGTCGACGATGCCGTGGTGGGCGTGGAGAACGTGCTGCGCCGGCTGAAGGTGGAGCGGACCAAGCACCCCGAGCACCGCCTGCACCCGCTGGAACTGGTGGGGCACGCGACCATGGAGGTGCGTTCGGCCATCCTCTACGCCACCATCATCATCGTGTTGGTGTTCCTGCCGCTGTTCGCCCTGCCGGGTATGGAAGGGCGGCTGTTCGTACCGCTGGGGATCGCCTTCATCGTCTCGACCCTGGCCTCGCTGGTGGTTTCGGTGACCGTCACCCCGGTGCTGTCCTTCTATCTGCTGCCGCGGATGAAGTCGCTGGAGCATGGCGACACCAAACTGCTGGCCTGGCTGAAAAGCCGCTATCGCAGCAGCTTGCAAGCCGTCCTGCAGCGTCCTAAGGCAGCTGTAGTCGTAGCTGGCATTGCCGTGTTGGTCGCGGCTGCGAGCGTGCCGTTCTTCCCGAAGACCTTCCTGCCGCCGTTCAACGAGGGCACCTTGCTGATCGGCCTGCGTCTGAACCCCGGTGTGACTCTGGCGGAGTCCTCGGAGCTGGCCCAGCAGGCCGAGCAGCTGGTCATGCAGGTGCCGGAAGTGACCCACGTCGGCCGCCGCAGCGGCCGCGCGGAGCTGGATGAGCACGCCGAGGGTGTGCACGTCAGCGAGCTGGATGTCGGCCTCAAGCCGGCCGCCGAGCTGACCCGCTCGATGGATGAGATCACCGGCGACATCCGTTCGCGGCTGGTCAATCTGCCAGCGGCCATCGGCATCGGCCAGCCGATCTCGCACCGCATCGACCACATGCTGTCCGGCGTACGCTCGCAGATCGCCATCAAGATCTTCGGCGAGGATCTGGACACCCTGCGCGGCCAGGCGGATGCCCTGCGCAGCAGGCTGGCGGATATTCCCGGCATCGCCGACCTGGAAATCGAGAAGCAGGTGCTGGCTCCGCAGATCAAGGTGCGCATCGACTACGCCGCCGCCGCCCAGTACGGCGTGCCCGCGCCGCAGATCCTGTCGACGCTGGAGAGTCTGGTCGAGGGCGAAAAGGTCACCCAGATCGTCGAGGGTGGCCGGCGTTTCGCTCTGGTGGTGCGCCTGCCCGAGACGGCACGTTCGGCGGAGGGCCTGGGCAACATTCTGTTCGAGACCCCGACCGGTCGGGTGCCGCTGTCGCGGATCGCTAGCATCGAGGACGGCGACGGCCCGAACCAGATCAGTCGCGACGACGGCAAGCGTCGCATCGTGCTGTCGGCCAACGCCCAAGGGCGCCCGCTGTCGGAGATCGTTGAAGACATCCGCAAGGTGGTCGACGAGACCAAGCTGCCGGAAGGCTACTTCATCACCCTGGGCGGCCAGTTCCAGGCTCAGGAGGAAGCGTCGCGTCTGGTCGGCCTGCTGTCCATCGTCTCGCTGATCCTGATGTTCGTGGTGCTCTACAGCCGCTACAAATCGGCAATCCTGTCGGCGCTGATCATGGTCAACATCCCGCTGGCCCTGGTCGGCGCGGTGCTCGGCCTGTGGTTGTCGGGGCAGCCGCTGTCGATTGCTGCGCTGATCGGCTTCATCACCCTGGCCGGGATCTCGGTGCGCAACGGCATCCTCAAGGTCAGCCACTACATCAACCTGATGCGCATCGAGGGCGAGAACTTCGACCACGCGATGATCCTGCGTGGCTCCCTCGAGCGGCTGAGTCCGGTGCTGATGACCGCTCTGGTCACCGCCTTTGCCCTGGCGCCCCTGCTGTTCGAGGCCGAACGGCCGGGCACGGAAGTCCTTCACCCGGTGGCGGTGGTGATCTTCTCCGGCCTGATCAGCTCGACCCTGCTCGATACCTACCTGACTCCGGTGATGTTCTGGCTGTTCGGCCGCAAGGACACCGAGCGCCTGATGGCCGAGCGCGAAGTGGGGGCTTTCTGA
- a CDS encoding DUF2790 domain-containing protein, with amino-acid sequence MKTLKAILAISMFTVSSFAMSAGFDKDPGRLIEENQRAMEAYAAELGKPAPKVEKYRYGMELDVVKVISVTRKAKVCGVVPARMTFLDSKGELQTVEYQTVGGGCPRG; translated from the coding sequence ATGAAAACCCTGAAAGCAATTTTGGCCATCTCGATGTTTACCGTCTCTTCCTTCGCAATGTCGGCTGGTTTCGATAAAGATCCTGGCAGGCTCATCGAGGAGAACCAACGCGCCATGGAAGCGTATGCCGCAGAGCTCGGGAAACCCGCTCCGAAAGTGGAGAAGTATCGCTATGGCATGGAGCTCGATGTAGTCAAGGTGATCAGTGTGACACGCAAGGCCAAGGTCTGTGGCGTGGTGCCTGCTCGGATGACCTTCCTCGACTCGAAGGGCGAGCTCCAGACGGTTGAGTACCAAACAGTCGGAGGAGGATGCCCGCGCGGCTGA
- a CDS encoding disulfide bond formation protein B — MSTSSSSGSWPLLLLAWLVALLSSLSALFIGEVMGHAPCVLCWFQRTFMFPLAVILAIACYRSDFAIWRYALPLAGSGVALAFVHTLLYAGLIPQPIQPCTATGPSCSGAGMTIFGGVPLPMLALFAFVLIAILLLVIRWRTTP; from the coding sequence ATGAGTACGTCATCATCTTCCGGATCTTGGCCACTGCTTCTACTCGCCTGGCTGGTGGCGCTGCTGTCGAGCCTCTCCGCCCTATTTATCGGTGAGGTGATGGGTCATGCCCCCTGCGTACTGTGCTGGTTCCAGCGCACCTTCATGTTCCCACTGGCAGTGATCCTGGCCATTGCCTGCTACCGCTCGGACTTCGCCATCTGGCGTTACGCCCTGCCGCTGGCCGGCAGCGGCGTGGCACTGGCCTTCGTCCACACGCTGCTTTACGCGGGGCTGATTCCCCAGCCGATCCAGCCCTGCACGGCCACAGGACCATCCTGCTCGGGCGCCGGCATGACCATCTTCGGCGGTGTGCCGCTGCCGATGTTGGCCCTGTTCGCTTTCGTCCTGATCGCCATCCTGCTCCTTGTCATTCGCTGGAGAACTACCCCATGA
- a CDS encoding DsbA family protein, protein MNRRALVLIISVAILAMFAVAVFLYPQVTPSQPPQQAQGPAQMPMDAPNGGNLVRFHSPVFGPAQAPVTIVEFFDPSCEACRAFYPYVKKILAENPNDVRLVLRYVLFHQGSEEVARMLEAARKQNLYSQVLEAVLAAQPDWHDDPRVAAAWAAAESSGLDVEKARADMHAPGVDAVLETDMQDVKAVGIRGTPTFFVNGHALDKFGPEPLRDLVRSEVAKARN, encoded by the coding sequence ATGAACCGCCGTGCCCTGGTCCTGATCATCAGCGTGGCAATCCTGGCCATGTTTGCCGTGGCCGTTTTCCTCTACCCACAGGTCACGCCGTCGCAACCGCCGCAGCAGGCCCAGGGGCCTGCCCAGATGCCAATGGACGCGCCCAATGGAGGCAACCTGGTCCGCTTCCACTCGCCGGTATTCGGCCCGGCACAGGCGCCGGTGACCATCGTCGAGTTCTTCGACCCCTCCTGCGAGGCGTGCCGAGCCTTCTACCCGTATGTAAAGAAGATCCTCGCCGAGAACCCTAACGACGTGCGACTGGTGCTGCGCTACGTACTGTTCCACCAGGGCTCCGAGGAGGTGGCTCGCATGCTGGAGGCCGCGCGCAAGCAGAACCTTTACTCGCAGGTGTTGGAGGCCGTTCTCGCTGCCCAGCCGGACTGGCACGACGACCCCAGGGTGGCCGCAGCCTGGGCCGCCGCCGAGAGCTCCGGTCTGGATGTGGAGAAGGCCCGCGCAGACATGCATGCGCCCGGCGTCGACGCTGTGCTGGAGACGGACATGCAGGACGTCAAGGCAGTGGGTATCCGGGGCACCCCGACCTTCTTCGTCAATGGCCACGCGCTGGACAAATTCGGCCCCGAGCCACTGCGCGATCTGGTGCGCAGCGAAGTCGCCAAGGCCAGGAACTGA
- a CDS encoding arsenic resistance protein — MLRDWLEHNQIGLYFVAVAIAAVAGLASEGMADLAAMAITPAIAVLMYAMFLQIPFLELQQAFANRRFVGALLLANFVLVPLLVWLLTLPLSANTALLAGALLVLLTPCIDYVVVFTHLGKGDSRLVLATTPLLLLLQLLMLPVYLQLMLGTQVDTVISIRPFAEAFLLLIVSPLILAVATELSARRSAAVRIWSAGWAWLPVPAMAVVLVTVIGSQIAAVAQQLEVLAPLLPVYAAFMLFAPALGAFSARLFRLAAPAARAVAFSASTRNSLVVLPLALALPEPIRGLAAAAVITQTLVELVGELIYLRTIPALVRGI, encoded by the coding sequence ATGTTGCGAGACTGGCTGGAGCATAACCAGATAGGCTTGTATTTTGTCGCCGTAGCCATCGCGGCTGTCGCAGGTCTGGCCTCTGAAGGCATGGCTGATCTGGCGGCAATGGCCATCACACCAGCAATTGCCGTGCTGATGTATGCCATGTTCCTACAGATTCCATTCCTTGAGCTTCAGCAAGCCTTCGCCAACCGACGCTTCGTCGGTGCCTTGCTGCTGGCCAACTTCGTGCTGGTGCCGCTTCTGGTCTGGCTTCTGACCCTGCCGCTGTCGGCCAACACAGCCCTGCTGGCCGGAGCCTTGCTGGTTCTGCTGACGCCCTGCATCGACTACGTGGTGGTATTCACCCACCTGGGCAAAGGCGACTCGCGACTGGTACTGGCCACCACGCCCCTCCTGCTGCTACTCCAGCTGCTAATGCTGCCGGTCTATCTGCAGCTCATGCTCGGTACGCAGGTGGACACGGTGATATCCATCCGGCCCTTCGCCGAGGCCTTCCTGTTGCTGATCGTCTCGCCCTTGATACTGGCCGTCGCCACCGAGCTGAGTGCGAGACGCTCCGCGGCGGTGCGCATCTGGAGCGCCGGTTGGGCCTGGCTGCCCGTGCCGGCGATGGCCGTGGTACTGGTGACCGTGATCGGTTCGCAGATTGCTGCGGTGGCCCAGCAACTGGAAGTGCTGGCCCCTCTGCTACCGGTCTACGCCGCGTTCATGTTGTTCGCCCCTGCGCTCGGGGCGTTCAGCGCCAGGCTGTTCCGTCTGGCGGCACCGGCAGCGCGGGCGGTGGCCTTCAGCGCCTCCACTCGCAACTCGCTGGTGGTACTGCCACTGGCGCTAGCCCTGCCCGAACCGATCAGGGGGCTGGCGGCGGCCGCGGTGATAACCCAGACCCTGGTAGAGCTGGTCGGTGAGCTGATCTATCTGCGCACCATCCCGGCGCTGGTAAGGGGGATCTAG
- a CDS encoding recombinase family protein: protein MLIGYMRVSKADGSQATDLQRDALIASGVDPAHLYEDQASGKREDRPGLAACLKALREGDTLVVWKLDRLGRDLRHLINTVHDLTGRGVGLKVLTGHGAAIDTTTAAGKLVFGIFAALAEFERELIAERTIAGLASARARGRKGGRPFKMTAAKLRLAMAAMGQPETKVADLCQELGITRQTLYRHISPKGELRSDGEKLLSKQ, encoded by the coding sequence ATGCTGATTGGCTACATGCGGGTGTCGAAGGCGGACGGCTCCCAGGCCACCGACTTGCAGCGTGACGCGCTGATCGCGTCCGGCGTCGATCCGGCGCATCTTTATGAGGATCAGGCGTCCGGCAAGCGCGAGGATCGCCCCGGCCTCGCTGCCTGCCTGAAAGCACTGCGCGAAGGCGACACGCTGGTGGTGTGGAAGCTGGATCGGTTAGGCCGCGACCTGCGCCACCTGATCAACACCGTGCACGATCTGACCGGGCGTGGCGTCGGTCTCAAGGTGCTGACCGGCCACGGCGCGGCCATCGACACCACGACGGCCGCCGGCAAGCTGGTTTTTGGCATCTTCGCAGCGCTGGCCGAGTTCGAACGCGAACTGATTGCTGAGCGCACGATTGCAGGCTTGGCGTCGGCGCGAGCCCGCGGGCGAAAGGGCGGACGGCCGTTTAAGATGACGGCGGCCAAGTTGCGCCTGGCGATGGCTGCCATGGGGCAGCCTGAAACCAAGGTCGCCGATCTCTGCCAGGAACTTGGCATCACGCGGCAGACCCTGTACCGGCATATCTCGCCGAAGGGTGAGCTTCGTTCGGACGGCGAGAAACTGCTTAGCAAGCAATGA
- a CDS encoding sulfite exporter TauE/SafE family protein gives MELALIGLAALVTSGLTLFSGFGLGTILMPVFALFFPLPLAIAATAVVHFANNLFKFGLMARQADWPVVAKFSVPAAITAVLGAGSLAFFDQLPTLWRYTLASSSFEITAVKAVIGSLIVLFALLELSPRFQALAFPPRWLPVGGALSGFFGGLSGNQGALRSAFLLKAGLSKDAFVATGVVSAVILDAVRLAVYGTAMLAGQFSQVQALALPVAVGTICAFIGAFVGKRVLQKVTLRTVQFIVAIAMLGIGAGLALGLL, from the coding sequence ATGGAGCTTGCTCTGATCGGCCTTGCGGCACTGGTGACATCCGGGCTGACCTTGTTCTCAGGCTTCGGTCTGGGAACGATCCTGATGCCGGTGTTCGCCCTGTTCTTCCCCTTGCCGCTCGCCATCGCAGCGACGGCCGTGGTGCATTTCGCCAACAACCTCTTCAAGTTCGGGCTGATGGCCCGGCAGGCCGATTGGCCAGTCGTGGCGAAGTTCAGCGTGCCCGCCGCCATCACGGCAGTCCTGGGTGCAGGCTCCCTGGCGTTCTTCGATCAGTTGCCGACTCTCTGGCGCTACACCCTCGCAAGCTCAAGTTTCGAAATCACTGCGGTAAAGGCGGTCATCGGCAGTTTGATCGTGCTGTTCGCGCTGCTGGAACTATCCCCGCGTTTTCAAGCACTGGCCTTTCCTCCGCGCTGGCTTCCAGTCGGCGGAGCGCTCTCGGGCTTCTTCGGGGGGCTCTCGGGCAATCAGGGTGCATTGCGCTCGGCGTTTCTGTTGAAAGCGGGTTTGTCCAAGGATGCGTTCGTGGCGACGGGGGTTGTCTCGGCGGTGATCCTCGATGCTGTGCGCCTCGCGGTGTACGGCACCGCCATGCTTGCCGGTCAATTCTCACAGGTTCAGGCACTGGCACTGCCTGTTGCCGTTGGGACAATCTGCGCATTCATCGGCGCTTTCGTAGGCAAGCGTGTCTTGCAGAAGGTCACGCTTCGCACGGTACAGTTCATTGTTGCTATAGCCATGCTAGGCATAGGCGCGGGACTGGCCCTCGGCTTGCTCTAG
- the chrA gene encoding chromate efflux transporter produces MTDTSQADRSPWAVFLIFLRLGLTSFGGPIAHLGYFRAEFVTRRQWLTERSYADLVALCQFLPGPASSQVGIALGLSRSGYAGALAAWAGFTLPSAIALILFALGIASYGDALPAGVLHGLKVVAVAVVAQAVWGMARNLCPDAARITIMAAATCFVLLVPSAWGQVGVIAIAAVIGLLLFKPQQGAAHDPLPIAIRRRVGLFWLTLFFALLMGLPLLTTLFPDQALSMVDAFYRAGSLVFGGGHVVLPLLQAEVVPTGWVGNDAFLAGYGAAQAVPGPLFTFAAFLGASMNQAPTGWLGGLICLLAIFAPSFLLVVGALPFWEHLRRNIRTQAALSGINAAVVGLLLAALYQPVWTSAIHAPQDFGLALVALVALMFWKLPPWLVVVGSGVAGGLLSSVL; encoded by the coding sequence ATGACCGATACCAGCCAGGCTGACCGCAGCCCCTGGGCTGTTTTTCTGATCTTTCTCCGGCTGGGGCTGACATCCTTCGGCGGCCCGATTGCCCACTTGGGCTACTTCCGCGCTGAATTCGTGACGCGGCGCCAGTGGTTGACCGAGCGTAGCTATGCGGATCTGGTCGCCCTCTGCCAATTCCTGCCGGGGCCGGCCAGCAGTCAGGTCGGCATCGCGCTCGGGCTGTCCCGGTCCGGTTATGCCGGAGCGTTGGCCGCGTGGGCGGGTTTCACGCTGCCGTCGGCGATTGCGCTGATCCTGTTTGCGCTGGGCATCGCCAGCTACGGCGACGCGTTGCCGGCTGGCGTGCTGCACGGCTTGAAGGTGGTGGCCGTGGCGGTGGTCGCGCAAGCGGTTTGGGGGATGGCTCGCAATCTCTGCCCAGACGCAGCGCGCATCACCATCATGGCGGCGGCGACCTGCTTCGTGCTGCTGGTGCCCTCCGCCTGGGGGCAGGTGGGGGTCATCGCCATTGCCGCGGTCATTGGCCTGTTGCTGTTCAAACCCCAGCAGGGGGCAGCGCATGACCCGTTGCCGATTGCCATCCGGCGTCGCGTCGGCCTGTTCTGGCTGACGCTGTTCTTTGCCCTCCTGATGGGTTTGCCCTTGTTGACGACCTTGTTCCCGGATCAGGCGCTGTCGATGGTGGACGCCTTCTACCGTGCCGGGTCACTGGTCTTTGGTGGCGGGCATGTCGTGCTGCCGCTGCTGCAAGCCGAGGTCGTGCCGACTGGCTGGGTCGGCAATGACGCATTCCTGGCCGGTTACGGTGCCGCGCAGGCCGTTCCCGGCCCGCTGTTCACCTTTGCGGCGTTTCTCGGCGCCTCGATGAACCAGGCGCCCACTGGCTGGCTTGGCGGCCTGATCTGCCTGCTGGCGATCTTCGCGCCATCCTTCCTGCTGGTCGTGGGCGCCTTGCCGTTCTGGGAACATCTGCGCCGTAACATCCGCACGCAAGCGGCGTTGTCTGGCATCAATGCGGCCGTGGTTGGCCTGCTGCTGGCGGCCCTCTATCAACCGGTGTGGACGAGCGCGATTCACGCGCCGCAAGACTTCGGCCTGGCCCTTGTGGCGCTGGTAGCCCTGATGTTCTGGAAGCTGCCGCCATGGCTGGTCGTGGTTGGCAGTGGTGTCGCGGGCGGGTTGTTGAGCTCGGTACTGTGA
- a CDS encoding PadR family transcriptional regulator, with translation MTDKDLYGGLIRLHILHHAAEEPIFGLGIIEELRHHGYEISAGTLYPMLHGLEKKGYLTSRHERTGHRDRRVYEITAQGRVALTDAKAKVKELFGELIEGK, from the coding sequence ATGACCGACAAAGACCTGTACGGCGGGCTGATCCGTTTGCACATCCTGCACCACGCGGCCGAAGAGCCCATCTTCGGTCTCGGCATCATTGAGGAGCTGCGGCACCACGGCTACGAGATCAGTGCGGGCACCCTGTATCCGATGCTGCACGGTCTGGAAAAGAAAGGCTATCTCACCTCACGCCATGAGCGCACGGGGCACCGTGATCGGCGGGTGTATGAGATCACCGCACAAGGCCGCGTTGCGCTGACTGATGCCAAAGCCAAGGTCAAGGAACTGTTCGGCGAACTGATTGAAGGCAAATGA
- a CDS encoding histone-like nucleoid-structuring protein, MvaT/MvaU family, which produces MSKLAEFRRAERELQKQMALLEQMQADTSLQREMEFEEKLKALMADYGMDLAKVVAILNPQPVELEPVAPAAVKQRRPRQVKVYVQPVTGKRIETKSGNHAQLKAWKAEFGVEVVEKWRQP; this is translated from the coding sequence ATGTCCAAACTTGCCGAATTTCGCCGCGCCGAGCGTGAGCTGCAGAAACAGATGGCTCTCTTGGAGCAGATGCAGGCCGACACCAGCCTCCAGCGCGAAATGGAGTTCGAGGAGAAGTTGAAGGCGCTGATGGCGGATTACGGCATGGATCTGGCGAAGGTGGTCGCCATCCTCAATCCGCAGCCGGTCGAGCTTGAGCCGGTTGCCCCGGCTGCCGTGAAGCAGCGCCGTCCCCGTCAGGTGAAGGTCTACGTGCAGCCGGTCACTGGCAAGCGCATCGAAACCAAGAGCGGGAACCATGCCCAGCTCAAGGCCTGGAAGGCGGAGTTCGGGGTTGAGGTAGTGGAGAAGTGGCGTCAGCCCTGA